CTTTTCTGAAGTCTCTGTTGAAAATCGTGTAAATGATGGGATTCACGGAGCTGTTGCAGTAACCGATCCAAAAGAAGAGCTTGAAGAGACCTTCGGGTGTCTCACAGCTCTCTCCGCAGATGGCTTGGAGACTGTAGGAGAAGAAGAAAGGGAACCAACAGAGCACAAACACCCCCATCACCACCGCCAGAACGAAGGTGAAGCGTTTCTCTCGCATCTGAGCCACTTTGGTTTTGGAGACCACCGTGAGCTGTCTGTTGTTCTGCTCCTGATGGGAAGCCCACGAGATCCGGCATGTCCTCTGAGGGCCGTCCACCCTCCTGCGCTTGGAGAAGCGCGAGGTTTTGGTTTTGCTGTCCGGTGTTGCGCTCTCTTCCAGGTCGATATCGTCTAGTTCCTCCTGTCCCTGGTTGCTCTCCGAGCTGTGACTGCTTGGAGACTCCTTCTCGAACTTATCTTTCCTTACGAAGCACGTCTCGGACTGCGAGGGCTGTCTTTCTAAGCCGTTCTTGGCTACGAAGACGGTGGACGAGCGCTGTTTGGCGACGCGGTAGATTTTGCAGTACACCGTGATCATGATGAAACCGGGGGCGAAAAACGACACCACGCACGAGGAGAGGATGTACCAGGTCTCGTCGCTTATTAAGCACTCATTCTCGTCGTGCTTGGTCATTATCAGAGGTGGGAATGAGATAACGGCAGATATGACCCACACCACCCCGATCATAGACTTGATGCGCTTTGGAGTTCTCTTCAAGTTGTAGCTCACCGCCTTGGTGACGGACCAGTAGCGATCCAAACTGATTGCGCACAGGTGCACGATGGATGACGTGCAGAACAGGACATCCAGAGCCAGGTAGAACGCGCACCAGGTGCTGCCGAAGTACCAGTACCCCATGATCTCGTTGGCGAGGGAGAACGGGATCACCAGCGTGGCCACGAGGATGTCCGCGCACGCAAGCGACACCAGGAACAGGTTCTGTGGCGGTCGGAGCGCGCGGCTGGTCAGAACCGCCACGATGACCAGCACG
This region of Xyrauchen texanus isolate HMW12.3.18 chromosome 23, RBS_HiC_50CHRs, whole genome shotgun sequence genomic DNA includes:
- the LOC127663043 gene encoding alpha-2 adrenergic receptor-like, which gives rise to MDVTQSNATEDDANITITPRPWLHTETAAAFIILVVCIIILVTIVGNVLVIVAVLTSRALRPPQNLFLVSLACADILVATLVIPFSLANEIMGYWYFGSTWCAFYLALDVLFCTSSIVHLCAISLDRYWSVTKAVSYNLKRTPKRIKSMIGVVWVISAVISFPPLIMTKHDENECLISDETWYILSSCVVSFFAPGFIMITVYCKIYRVAKQRSSTVFVAKNGLERQPSQSETCFVRKDKFEKESPSSHSSESNQGQEELDDIDLEESATPDSKTKTSRFSKRRRVDGPQRTCRISWASHQEQNNRQLTVVSKTKVAQMREKRFTFVLAVVMGVFVLCWFPFFFSYSLQAICGESCETPEGLFKLFFWIGYCNSSVNPIIYTIFNRDFRKAFKKIVCLTAKRT